The Mycolicibacterium insubricum DNA segment CAGCACGGTGATGGTGGTGGTGCCGAGGCCGTCGTCGTTGCTGCCAGTGGCGGTGGTGAGTACCACGGTGCCGTCGGGTTGCAGGGCCGGCGGGGTGTCGGTGCCGGAATAGTAGGGCGGCTTCCCGGCGATCTTGTGCGCGATGACGATGGGCGCGTTGTCGCCGGGGCGCAGCACCGTGCTGGTGGTCTGATATCCGTCGGTGTCGTTGCCGGTGAACGTCGTCAGCAGCACCGTCCCGTCGTGGCCGTATTCGGCTTCGATGGGCAAACTGCGATGCGTGTCCTTGACTGTGTTGCCGGGGCTGGACAGGGTGGTCGCGGTGGTCTCACCTGGGCGTAGCACGGTCAGCTTGGTGGTGAAGTCGGGTTGATCGATGGTTCCGGTGTGGGTGATGACAACGATGGTGCCGTCAGCGAGGACATACGGATCTCGGGGCGCATACGGCGCATAGTTGATCGGATACCTGGCGTTTCCGGTGACGGTGCCGGCCGTGGCGAATGTGTTGTCGGTGCCGAGCACCGTGACGGTGGTGTGGCTTTGATCGCGATCGGCGGCTTCCGCGGTGCTGACCTGCACGATCGACCCGTCGGCCCGCAGGATGGTGGACACCGGGCTGCCGGAGATGGGGCTGCTACCGGCAACCTGGGTCAGCGCGGTGTGCCCGGTATTGGCTGTCAGCACGCGGATGTCGGTGCTGTGCGAATCGTCGTCGGAATGCGTGTCGGTGGTGAGCACCACCGAGCCGTCGCCGCGCAGCACGGTATTAGCCGGGGCGCCGGTGATCGTCCCCGAACTGATCGGATCGTGGCCCGGAGCCACCAGGATCACCGTGCTGTTCGGGTCGGAGTATCCGGCATATGTCGCCAACGTGACGGTGGCGGAATTGCCGTTGCGCGTCACCCCCGGCGGGTCCCGGAAGATGGCCGTGGTTTCCGTGGCCCGGGAGGCGGTAAGGCCGGTGCCGGCGTCGTCGGGCCGCAGCGCGGTGACCCGCATGGTGGACGAGGTCGAGGTATAGCCGGTGCTGAGGTGGTCGATGCTGTTGGTCAGCACCACCACGGTGCCGTCGTCGAGCACCACCGGGTTGCCGAGATACGCGCCGTCGATCTCCCGGCTGACCATGAAGCCTGACGCGCCGGGCTGCAGTACGGCGACGGTGCTGTGGTAGCCGGTTGCAGCGGTTCCGGTCATGTCGCTCGCAAGGACGGTTCCGTCGTCGGCAACGGAGATCGTGCCGGACACCGACCGCACAGTGTTGGTGGTGCTTCCGTCGGGGGCGATCATCATGATGTCGTGCATTGGATGCCCACCGACGGTCCCCCGGTCGGTGATGACGACGATCTGTCCACCATGCCGCACCGCGTCATAGCTGCTGTACGCGAGCCCGTCGGTGGTTGCCGACACCACATCGGCCGTGCCCGCGGGCAGCACCGTCGCGGTGGTTTGGTAGTCGCTGTAGTCGGTCCCGGTGTGGGTGACGAGCATGATCGTGCCGTCGTCGTAGACCTTCGGAGAGAGTGCTCCGCTGCCGGTGATCGGGCTCAGCGCGCTGATGTGGTTCTGCGTGTCCAGGATCGTGACGGTGCTGACGTCGGTGACGTCGTCGGCCACCGGTGAACCTTCGCGGGTGATGAAGACGATGCTGCCGTCGGGCCGCACGATCGGGTCGCGGGTGCTGCCGGACACTCCGTCCACGACGGTGTGGGCCGTCCCGTCCGGGTGCACCACCGTCACGGTGGTCGTGTATCCGTCGGTGTCGTTACCGGAGATGCTGGTCAGCACCCTGCTGCCGTCAGAGCGGGTGATCTCGTGGGGGCTGCCGACGCCACCGGCGGTTGAACTGCCGGTGGCAGCGGCCCCGGTCGGGCTGATCGGCACGGCGACGTTGACCAGGTGGGGAACGTCGTCGGCGCCGGTGGCGACCACGGTGAAGGTATCGGTGTGCTGTCCAGGATGGGAGTAGGCGTCCAGCCGGGCGAGTGGGTCGGGGGTGTAACGGAAGGTGCCGTCGTCGCTGACGGTGACGGTTCCGTGCTGCGGGCCCGAACCGGGTGCGTAGGTCACGTCGGTCGCGCCGACGGGCACCCAGTCGACGGTTCCGGTGACCGCGCCGTCGCCGATCGTGTCGACCGTGAGGTCGGAGGGCTGGTACAGGCGCTGATCGGCGCTGACGACGACGGTCTGGCTGCCGGTGTGCCCGGGGCTGCCGATGAGGCCGAAGCTTAGTGTGTTGATCAGCCCGGCGATGCCGTGGATGTGCCAACCGGAGGATTCGTCGGTGGTGGTGACCATGAAGGTGTCGTCGGAGATGGCGGCGCTGCCGTCCCAGCCGGCAGCCGCGGTGTAGGTCGCGCTGGCGTCGGCGTCGACGACGAGCGTGCCGCCCTTGCTCCCGGTGTATGTCCCGGGTTGATAGGTGACGGTGTCTCCGTCCGGGTCGGTGGCGCCGGTCAGCGTGAACGTCTGTGTGTTGCCGTCGACCAGGCTGACCGTCTGGGTCTTCGGCACGGACGTCGGCGCCTTGTTGTCGAACAGCGCGCTGAACTGACGGCGGACGAATTCGAGGATGCCCGACGTCAGCGGGTTGTCGGCCGGGGCGATGGGCGCGTTGGAATTGCCGCTCGTGGTGCGCAGTCCGAGCGCCGACAGCACCGTGGAGAGGATGCCGGGCGACGGAGGCGCGGCCATGGTGGTGACGCCCTGTGCCCACGCCGGTGCCGTGCGGAACGTGGCGGCTTCGCCGGGCTGGGTAAACGCGGCGGTGGCGAACGGCCGCTGGGATGGCTCGGCGGGAACGGAGACCGAGTGCGCGGTCGCGTCTGCACCGAGCTGACTCAGACGGTCGAGGAC contains these protein-coding regions:
- a CDS encoding Ig-like domain-containing protein, with protein sequence MSARHAPISQHHAQYIGRVGALAVALGIGTAVAHGTAVAYADETGGTSAGGAQPSRPHHDLRSSRGGGQSGSGEQTGAGRDATGPSHSPVGQGHDPGDDDRPGEGPDGSPPHLPKPTTHRPSEATAAESPRPGPKRPLTRLAQRLRERVTAVTDTAGNDSAADRAAGGQTPAVTSASVTDSGPSNDPQTHMPAADFGNNRGRGQSLPDAPASRLTTAPDAVGRRVLDRLSQLGADATAHSVSVPAEPSQRPFATAAFTQPGEAATFRTAPAWAQGVTTMAAPPSPGILSTVLSALGLRTTSGNSNAPIAPADNPLTSGILEFVRRQFSALFDNKAPTSVPKTQTVSLVDGNTQTFTLTGATDPDGDTVTYQPGTYTGSKGGTLVVDADASATYTAAAGWDGSAAISDDTFMVTTTDESSGWHIHGIAGLINTLSFGLIGSPGHTGSQTVVVSADQRLYQPSDLTVDTIGDGAVTGTVDWVPVGATDVTYAPGSGPQHGTVTVSDDGTFRYTPDPLARLDAYSHPGQHTDTFTVVATGADDVPHLVNVAVPISPTGAAATGSSTAGGVGSPHEITRSDGSRVLTSISGNDTDGYTTTVTVVHPDGTAHTVVDGVSGSTRDPIVRPDGSIVFITREGSPVADDVTDVSTVTILDTQNHISALSPITGSGALSPKVYDDGTIMLVTHTGTDYSDYQTTATVLPAGTADVVSATTDGLAYSSYDAVRHGGQIVVITDRGTVGGHPMHDIMMIAPDGSTTNTVRSVSGTISVADDGTVLASDMTGTAATGYHSTVAVLQPGASGFMVSREIDGAYLGNPVVLDDGTVVVLTNSIDHLSTGYTSTSSTMRVTALRPDDAGTGLTASRATETTAIFRDPPGVTRNGNSATVTLATYAGYSDPNSTVILVAPGHDPISSGTITGAPANTVLRGDGSVVLTTDTHSDDDSHSTDIRVLTANTGHTALTQVAGSSPISGSPVSTILRADGSIVQVSTAEAADRDQSHTTVTVLGTDNTFATAGTVTGNARYPINYAPYAPRDPYVLADGTIVVITHTGTIDQPDFTTKLTVLRPGETTATTLSSPGNTVKDTHRSLPIEAEYGHDGTVLLTTFTGNDTDGYQTTSTVLRPGDNAPIVIAHKIAGKPPYYSGTDTPPALQPDGTVVLTTATGSNDDGLGTTTITVLRPGSSTPVTVADAVDGFPLRTQVLSDGSIMLVSHTGANTPADAVATIRVFNRDGIMTSTIGPLEGFPMVVSVGDEGTIVGATVTGSNIYATHTATHVTVLRPGSEPLTLDPVDGVPLQALVLDDGTVMVDSSVLSETDGAYHVSTLVTVLRPRDTAPSVIGLSGVIDHWQPGDDGTVLVTTKNNIGTNSEPVYEYTTTVITLAQQPSSTLL